Within the Hevea brasiliensis isolate MT/VB/25A 57/8 chromosome 2, ASM3005281v1, whole genome shotgun sequence genome, the region CACTGTATGGAGATCCTTTAGGCTCCGTTTGAGGACGGAAAGCTTTCAACTGCTTTCCAAGAAGAAATATGGTCTCCTGGCACTCTGCTAGCTTTTCGGCTGCAGATGCTAGTTCTCTCTCCTGTGATAACAGAAAAAATTTATAAGTTCAGCTTTTCATATTTCATCATGgaaaaaaatgatttaaaaaggGACCAAGGGTGATAGAGAAATTTTATCTTTTCACACTGACAATGTCCACAGGAAACTAATTACTAGATGTAAGTATAATAAccatttaaatcaattaaaaattaacaatttaaCCGGAAATTCTACCCTCACATTTTACTTGGACATATAATTGCTTTgctagtttgcttacaacaaaagTGAGAAGCAAAATAGCAACAAAATTATAAACATATTTGgagtattaaattatttttctgcTCACATATCCTTATTTTGGTAAGCATCCGGCAGCAACTAATTCTCATATCAACTTGAGAGGATAATCCGTTTGCTCATAAATTGGCCGTACTGTTCAAAAGTAAATTTAAGAAAGATAAAGAAGATAATTCTCACTTTTTTGGCCTTGCGGTCAACATCAGCAGCTGAAGAACAAATGGAACAGCTCCCTTTCCTAAAGATGACACAAAGTATACATATTAGTTCCAAAACCAAATTGAAGCATTAGAAAATTCCACATGGGACTTAAAATCGTTTGAAATCAGCCAGTTGCAAGCACAGTAATAAAAACTAGCATTAGTGCCTAACTCCCCATACTGCAATTCAAATGTTCAAATTTTTTATAGTGCGGTAAAAATATGCataaatttacttttattttctctaataGGACCCATTACACACAACTGGACGTTATCATATGTAGATTTAAAGTCAGAAAGAGCTATAAATCAGCTCCTAGATAACCTTATACAAAGCAGACATCAATTTGGGAAagataaatggcaaatgtagacacagttcttttcttttctatcctTGATAAAGTAGTGTCCAAAAAAGAGAAAGACGAGGAGGGAAAGGGGGTGTTGTGGGTGTGTTGGTAATATAAGAACAGAACAAAGCTTACGTCTTTAGTTGCTCTTCTAGCTCCTTGCATTTGGTTAAAGCATCCCAATGACATTGCTTTTCATCTTCAAGCTCATTCTCTAGAGTTTCTACTTTTCCTCGCAGAAGGTTCACTTCAGTTTCTAACTCCTCTGCACGAGCTTCAAGTGACCTGTATGACTCAGCCATACATTTCAGCTGTGTCTCagccaagctatttgacttttgCGCAGAACCCAATTGTGATTTAACTTCAGCTAGAAGCTGCTCAGTTTCATGTAATTGAGACTTTGTCATTTCCAGGTTttcagtacacctagcaagatccACAGCCATGCTTTCTTTCTCTGATTTCAATTCTTCAAATTCCTCCAGTGAGACTTTGCACAATGTTGCATTTGACCCATAGCCAGATACCAAATTTCCATCATCAGGGACCTCAGGGTTAGAGGTAGGACTAGAAATGTGAGCACAACCATTTCGATATCTTTCTCCTGATGAATCCCTTTGAAGAACCTTATCCACTGGTAAGGCAACCTTATCTATGCAATCAGGACTATTGATTTCTCCTTCAGAACCTTTAAAACCCAGGACATTAAATCTAAGTTCACTGGCTTTAGCTAATACACGAGCAAGGTCACAAACAAAATCAACCAAACTCGTATTGCCATTTAATACTTTATTAAAGGTGACCAAAAATTCCTCGATTTTTTGACTCAGACCATCACCATCGGAAGATGTGTCATGAACTGCCATTGCTTCTTGTCCCAGGAACAACACAAAATCGTGAATACCAGAAATGGCACTAACCAACTCTCGGCTTACTGAGTGAACTGGTTCTGTAGCTGCCTTAATATCTTCAGGACAAGTCTGACCGGAATAATTCCATACAGCATCATCAGGAGCATGCAATTCCACAGGAACACAACTTCCAGACTGCTGATTTAAAGTATCATGTACATCCTGCACAACACGTTTAACATCCTCTAAAATTTTCCCCATATCAGCATCTTTAGGCATAGACTCAAGTAACAGAGAAATTCTTGACTGCAGCTTCATCAAGGGTGGCTGCTCTGCATTAGATCCAGAATCCACTGCTGACAAATCCATTTTTGAAGCTACACGATTCACTAATGGATCCAAAATAGATTGTCCTTTAGACAGGGTACCCTTGACCGAAGCGGCATCTACTGAAGGATCACCATTCAGAATTTCAGATGTCTTATTGTTTGGAGAATCTGAAATTGTCATGGCACCATCTGCATTTAAGCAAGCCAACTTCTCCATCTCCAGGAAATCATCCATAAGCTCCAAGTGCTTAGCATTTTTGGTCTTATTAGgcttttccttttccttctttAATTGAGAGAGCTCGGAGATCGATGACACTGCCCAAGAGTCAGCACAACTTTGGTCATCATCATTTCCATCTTCAGACATGGTGGAGGTCAAGCTAGGTGGATTGCTCATATTTTGAGTAGAGTAACCTTCAGTAGGAACCTGAACCATAGAATTTGGTGAACCTTTCTGTTGATTGTTCACTTGAAGTTGTGCTTCTAAACTTTGAAGCCTACTTGCTGTCTTGGCACACAGATTCCTAGAAGCCTGCAGTTCACTATTACGCTTTGCTAAAGCTTCTTTCAGCATCTTTGTTTCTTCTTCCATGGCCAACAAACGCTCTGTGAGAAATtcattctctttatggaatttgtgAGCATTGTCAAGTGAAAATTCAGGCACAGCAGACAGATGTGGACTGGGAAGCTTACCAGGTGACCTCCTTAGTCGAGAATCTCCGTAATCTCGGCCTAAATTCTCAACCTCTAGCTTCATTTGGGCAAGCGCAGCAGGACCAGGCAACTTCTTTCGCACAAGACCTCGTAGCCTTTGGCACTCTGCTTCCAGCTTAGCTATTTTTTTGACACCCTCCATGTGCTGCTTGTTTGCTGCTTCCGCAGATCTCATGCTCATGTTCTTTTCCTCATTACGAATCTCCAGCTCCTTGGAAACTATGTGGAGTTCATATTTAAGTGAATTTATTTCCCTTTCACATGATTCAATATTGCTCTTCAAAAGTTCAATCTCAGCCTCAGCTTGTGATTTTTCTTCGCTCATTTTGATTAGCATGTTAGAACGCTCTTGCAGTGACCTTGAAAGAGCAGCATTTTCAGCTGCAGACATAAGGAGTTCTTGGTCTAAATTAACTATTTTTGCTTCAAACTCAAGCTTAGTTTTGTCCCATTGTTTGGTCTTTGAGATTATAACATCTTGCAATTTCTGCTCATGTTCTTCCTTCAAGTTTCGTATTTGCCGCATGCACTCTTTAAGAGCACCATCCAAATGTGATGCCCGATCTTCAGCAGTAAGCTTTGAAAGTGTGACTGATTCTAGATGGTTTTTCAGCGCCAAAGCTTCTGCTTCAGCCTTTTCCCAAcctgcagcaaatggaggtcccAATATGAACAGTTCATGTCAAGCACATGATGAACCTTTATAGTTAAATCTGAATTGACAAAaaatcttattttgtctagtaaaTAACTAAATATGACCGGTGAGATGAGCACCATACCTGAAACAGCTTCCTCAGCAACTTTAGCATGCTGTTTCACAAGGTTTTCCTTTGTAGTCATCTCCGAATTTGCTGCAGAGAGCTTTTCATTCAAATCCTTAATTTCATCCTCCAAAGTCTGAACTTGTTGCTCATATGTCTTCACTTGATCCTCCAAACCAGTCAGACGGGTGTATGATTCCACAGAAATTTGAACATAGTTGGGTTTTCTGTAGTTATCCTGTTAACACAAAAGAAAATCAAGTCAAATGAACCAATGAGGTCCCAAAGAAACTAATGTTGCTGACAGGAAAATTAGCCACGTGCACAGTACCCATTAAAATCCCCCATCCTAAAATGCATACACAAGGGTCTTAGATTCTTTTCCACGGCTCATCCAAAGTGAACAAGGATGCAATGAAACAAAAAGGGTAAAAAAAGTGACGTTCTTTTTTCAAGAAATCTGAATTGAAGCTTATCCTTTGCTTTCCTGAAAATTTTCATAATACCAAATATTCTATCCATATACAATATCTTGGTAAGATTTTCTAAGTTGGCAGAAAAATATGCAGATATAAACACCAACTTGCAGAAAGTAAACAGCTAGAAATTCAAATCCCTGAGATGCTCAAAAAAGTTGTATTCAATCAAATATTCTTATAGTTGGTAAGGCACCAACAATAACAATCAACTATGAAAAGATGATGAAGATAGAATTATACAGAACAGGATCAGATGCGAGTAAGCAGGGCAGAAATAGCAGAGATATCATTAACATACCTTATCCGCCGCCTGTGATCCACTTGAAGCCACAATACCACCACCAGAATCCGTTGCTGCAGCATTTTTATCAGCCTTATCAGATGATTTTTTCTTCCAGGGCCAACTTCGGCGGTCCATTGCAGACTGTAAAAGCAATGCCATAATTAGGAAGTTACACATCAATACGAAGAGAATAAAGTGCAAGTAACAATTACAATAAAATAGGCAAATCTCAAAATAAGCATCAAAATAGGAAGCAGGAATTGTAAGCCTACTTTGAAAATGTAAAACCAAACAAAGAAAAAAGGTAAAAAAGACTATATATTTAATCATGAACTCCCATTCATGAATGATGGAatcatagattttttttttttttttttttttgggaaagtCTTTGATTAATACAAAATAACGTGAAATGTTTAACTCGATGAAAGCAGAGAACCTAAAACCCTCGTCACTTTCAAGACAAAATTAATCAGGGCTAACCATTTCAAAGCTTTAATTAGCAATTAAGGAGAGAATCACATGAGATACAATCTGGGTTAACAAATATGCGCCATATAAATTATAATACACAGTATCCAGTAGTTTCCCTCTGTAATTGTCACACCATATCATCTTTAAACAAAAGAAGTGATAAGATGAGCATTATCAAACTGATTACTAGTTAAAGAATAGCATAAAAGGCATTCCCTTTATCAGCATGGGAGAGCATAGCTTAAAACTGGTAATTATCTTTATTGTAGCCAAGATAACTTTGAAAAAGTTGCCAACTTACCATATATTAATTGACAACAATGAAAATGAAAGGTTAACAGTCAACTACTTGAATCAAGCTTCTACAGTTATTTTAGCCCATAGGaattggcaaaactaaaaatttccTTCTAAATAACCCACTTAACAACCAAACAGAGTATAAGAAAAAATCTACTGAAAAGTGCTATAGCATACCGTTCACAGCCAAACCAGTTAGAAGGAATTAACAAATCAAAGTAacagaaaattttaatattttccaTGAATCTTAGTCTCAAAACTAGACCCCAAAAAAATAAAAGAGTACAAATGAATGCATTATCGTAATTTTAAGTTCAGATATAGATCTGCAATGTTGAAAATTATGACCATCGCCGTTGGACATGAAGAAAGCTAGAGATCAAATCAGTTTAATATCTAAGAAAAGATCTTAAAATCGCACAACGAAAATTCACAATGATGAACTCAAAACATGGAAGCAAAGGTTGATCAgctatataatttttttctttaaggaaaaaaaaaaggaaagaaaattcctTGACTAATTAAAACTGGAATAGT harbors:
- the LOC110673783 gene encoding filament-like plant protein 4 isoform X2, which encodes MDRRSWPWKKKSSDKADKNAAATDSGGGIVASSGSQAADKDNYRKPNYVQISVESYTRLTGLEDQVKTYEQQVQTLEDEIKDLNEKLSAANSEMTTKENLVKQHAKVAEEAVSGWEKAEAEALALKNHLESVTLSKLTAEDRASHLDGALKECMRQIRNLKEEHEQKLQDVIISKTKQWDKTKLEFEAKIVNLDQELLMSAAENAALSRSLQERSNMLIKMSEEKSQAEAEIELLKSNIESCEREINSLKYELHIVSKELEIRNEEKNMSMRSAEAANKQHMEGVKKIAKLEAECQRLRGLVRKKLPGPAALAQMKLEVENLGRDYGDSRLRRSPGKLPSPHLSAVPEFSLDNAHKFHKENEFLTERLLAMEEETKMLKEALAKRNSELQASRNLCAKTASRLQSLEAQLQVNNQQKGSPNSMVQVPTEGYSTQNMSNPPSLTSTMSEDGNDDDQSCADSWAVSSISELSQLKKEKEKPNKTKNAKHLELMDDFLEMEKLACLNADGAMTISDSPNNKTSEILNGDPSVDAASVKGTLSKGQSILDPLVNRVASKMDLSAVDSGSNAEQPPLMKLQSRISLLLESMPKDADMGKILEDVKRVVQDVHDTLNQQSGSCVPVELHAPDDAVWNYSGQTCPEDIKAATEPVHSVSRELVSAISGIHDFVLFLGQEAMAVHDTSSDGDGLSQKIEEFLVTFNKVLNGNTSLVDFVCDLARVLAKASELRFNVLGFKGSEGEINSPDCIDKVALPVDKVLQRDSSGERYRNGCAHISSPTSNPEVPDDGNLVSGYGSNATLCKVSLEEFEELKSEKESMAVDLARCTENLEMTKSQLHETEQLLAEVKSQLGSAQKSNSLAETQLKCMAESYRSLEARAEELETEVNLLRGKVETLENELEDEKQCHWDALTKCKELEEQLKTKGSCSICSSAADVDRKAKKERELASAAEKLAECQETIFLLGKQLKAFRPQTEPKGSPYSERSQKGEGFAEDEPTTSGMNLPDFDQAEMDGTVSKNLHRTGAESPTDLYNQPCSPSDTEGSLTRSPINSKQPKHRSTRSTSSSSTLVQAPENHPRGFSRFFSSKGKNGN
- the LOC110673783 gene encoding filament-like plant protein 4 isoform X1, producing MSAMDRRSWPWKKKSSDKADKNAAATDSGGGIVASSGSQAADKDNYRKPNYVQISVESYTRLTGLEDQVKTYEQQVQTLEDEIKDLNEKLSAANSEMTTKENLVKQHAKVAEEAVSGWEKAEAEALALKNHLESVTLSKLTAEDRASHLDGALKECMRQIRNLKEEHEQKLQDVIISKTKQWDKTKLEFEAKIVNLDQELLMSAAENAALSRSLQERSNMLIKMSEEKSQAEAEIELLKSNIESCEREINSLKYELHIVSKELEIRNEEKNMSMRSAEAANKQHMEGVKKIAKLEAECQRLRGLVRKKLPGPAALAQMKLEVENLGRDYGDSRLRRSPGKLPSPHLSAVPEFSLDNAHKFHKENEFLTERLLAMEEETKMLKEALAKRNSELQASRNLCAKTASRLQSLEAQLQVNNQQKGSPNSMVQVPTEGYSTQNMSNPPSLTSTMSEDGNDDDQSCADSWAVSSISELSQLKKEKEKPNKTKNAKHLELMDDFLEMEKLACLNADGAMTISDSPNNKTSEILNGDPSVDAASVKGTLSKGQSILDPLVNRVASKMDLSAVDSGSNAEQPPLMKLQSRISLLLESMPKDADMGKILEDVKRVVQDVHDTLNQQSGSCVPVELHAPDDAVWNYSGQTCPEDIKAATEPVHSVSRELVSAISGIHDFVLFLGQEAMAVHDTSSDGDGLSQKIEEFLVTFNKVLNGNTSLVDFVCDLARVLAKASELRFNVLGFKGSEGEINSPDCIDKVALPVDKVLQRDSSGERYRNGCAHISSPTSNPEVPDDGNLVSGYGSNATLCKVSLEEFEELKSEKESMAVDLARCTENLEMTKSQLHETEQLLAEVKSQLGSAQKSNSLAETQLKCMAESYRSLEARAEELETEVNLLRGKVETLENELEDEKQCHWDALTKCKELEEQLKTKGSCSICSSAADVDRKAKKERELASAAEKLAECQETIFLLGKQLKAFRPQTEPKGSPYSERSQKGEGFAEDEPTTSGMNLPDFDQAEMDGTVSKNLHRTGAESPTDLYNQPCSPSDTEGSLTRSPINSKQPKHRSTRSTSSSSTLVQAPENHPRGFSRFFSSKGKNGN